The Oryza sativa Japonica Group chromosome 11, ASM3414082v1 DNA window ttttttataaaaaaaatagccgAGTCGCTCCATTTTACGTATGCGAGAGATTAGCTCCCAACATCTTGTAAAGAACACTGCCTAAATACATCTCAATCTCAAATGGAGCCTAGACCCTAGAGCTATTGCACATGACCATGGTGTCTCCTTTTCTTACCTAGCATACAATGCAAGTAATCGCATATGCACAACTAAAGCCAACATCTTTTGCTTCATCTCTTCTCCTTCATCTTCCTCCTTCGTCTAATTCTCCATTATATAATTTCCTTTTAGTAATCCGTCCTAAACTGATCCTAATCTATCTCCTCCAGATTAATTAATGGCTATAGCTATATATACCTACGCAACTAGCTCAACATGATCACCAACTAGCCAATCACATCACAAGAACACAAAGAACACTAACAATGGACAtcacggtggccggcggcgccggcgacggcggcgagaggcggacgtgggtggtggaggtggagaggaCGCTGCACGACGcgcccgacgcggcggcggaggcgtcgcGGTGGCGGCCCCACTGCATCTACCGCGTCCCGGCGTGCATCAAGGACCTCAAGCCGAAGGCCTACCAGCCGCAGGTGGTGTCGCTCGGCCCCTTCCACCACGGCGACCCCGGGCTGGCCCCCATGGAGGAGCACAAGCGCCGCGCCCtgcgccacctcctccgccgcgcggcgcgcccGCTGGCCgacttcgtcgccgccgtcgaggccgtcgccgaccgcctcgAGGCCGCCTACctcgacctcggcggcggctggcgcggcggcggcggcgacggcggcgaggcgagggagAGGTTCTTGGAGATGATGATCGTGGACGGGTGCTTCCTTCTCGAGGTgatgagggcggcggcggcggtgtcgccggcgacgccggcgccggcggctgcggggaagccgcacgcggcggcggaggaggactaCGCGGAGAACGACCCGGTGTTCAGCCGCCATGGCGTGCTGTACATGGTGCCGTACATCCGCCGCGACATGCTCATGCTCGAGAACCAGCTGCCGCTGCTGGTGCTGGAGAGGCTCCTGTTCGTCGAGACCGAGAGGGCTAATGTCGTCCATTCGCGAGTTTCGGTAATTTCTACACGGTTTCGCTATTTCACTtgcataattttattttgtgtgttTTTGGATTTTTCGTCCATACGTTCTTACATCAAGATTCGTGTTCTTGTACATTTAACTTAGGTTCTTACATCAATTTCtacacttaggctgtgttcgggagtgagggtttcccgacacgcaaaacgaagccaCGTTTAACGtgcgattaattaagttttagctaattttttttcaaaaaaatagatcaatatgatttttttaaataactttcatgtagaaactttttgtaaaaaatgcaccgtttaacagtttgaaagacgtgcgcgtgaaaaataaGAGGGAGGGGTTGAGAACCCCTGCAAATGCAGCCTTTTGTAGAGCACTCATGTTCGTTGAGACCGAGAGGTCCAGTGTACGAGTTTCGGTAAACTCTACGTCATCCAAAATATACCAACTGCATCGATTGCAGCTTACCAGttaaagctaaaatttaaaatttaaaacttaatttaataaattaactTGAGGCAAAGAGAAAAAGTTTCATGCTACAATCTAGCTAGGAGTATAATAATctagcataataatctacttgtttgtttcagcttacttctaataatccagattataataatcctaagctgaatcaaacaggttCTAAGTTAAGTTCAGCCTAGGTTTGAAAACGAGAATTGAATGTAACGAAATCATGACACAACATATAATTAGCGAAAAATGTGTTTCATTTTCGATATAAGTGTGTTCAAAATGAGAGTTTAAAGTAACGAGACGAGATCGCAAGTGGATCTAGTGGGTggtgcatgaaaaaaaatcctaacctAATGCATATATACTCGTTTTTAATATAGTATGATGTATATTTGATCCGTTTATACTTTTAACTTTGTTATATTCTTTAGGGTATTTTAAAACAATTATATAAGTTGAATCATCAATATAAAAATTCTAGATATGTCACTAGATGAGATGACTAATAACTGGCGAAATTGTGTGCTAATTTAGTGTAGAGCACACTGTACATGAATTGCATTAGGCAGCTTGTCACGTTATCTAGGTACGTTCACCTCATGAGAGATTTGCTTTCTCATTGCACCGTGATGCAAAGCAAAAGGCTAATTAAGTTGCATATAAAGTAGTATATCTGAAAATTCTTTCCTTGTTGACATCACATCACAACTATCAAAGGGCACTCTTTATCTTTAGTGCAACATTGTTTGACTAAAGCATAATTAACTACTCGATGTGGTAGATAATTAAAACTAAACCATATATAAATATCAGCAGACACAACATCAGAACTAATCATGACCATGTCAGGGTTTACTATTTCACTATGCACAAATCCGCAGGGGATCggaaatttcaaaatatttttgtcaAAATAGAATTTGAATAAATCTTGAACAAATTTAAATAGTTTTCgctaaattcaaaaaaaattcggGCGGAATAGTTTCAAAATTCCcagaattttaaaaattttcgtACTGAAATTGCAAACCATGGCGATGGGATTGGACCGATATTTCCGAAATTCCTGAAAATACGGAAATTTCATTACAGAAGTATCAAACCATTGTGTAGGTTGGACCGTTTTCCCGAAATTGCAGGTTTACCGGTTGCTCTGACAATTGCAGTTTGATGTTCAAAGCTTACCATTCGAAATTTCCAAATTTTGTTTCGGTCTCCCTGGATACATTCCGAAATATTGAATCCTGATGAATGATGATGCATGCATACGCAACATTTCGGAGTGTACCTACCAGTTGCTCTGACCATTTCGCTTGTTTAGTCTAGCAAAAACTTatcaaatttaaagaaatttgTTTGAAGTCCAAAATTGACCGTTCAAAATTTCCAAATATTATTTCGAAATCTTTTTGATTGATCCTTGCACATGGCCAGAACGAGGACCACATCAACCGGATGGTGCTGCGCTTCCTGTCGCCGTCGGCGCGGACGCCGGCGCTGGGGACGCCGCTGGGTCACCACCCGCTGGACGCGCTCCGGCGGAGCATGCTGCACGGCGAGTACCAGTCGCCGCGCTGGGGGCACGGCGCGGGCGCCCGCGCCCACCACCGCGACATCATCCGCCCCGCCGCctacgccgacgacggcggcggcgacatcatCCGCTCCGCCGTGGAGCTCTACGAGGCCGGGATCCGCTTCCGGCGCGCCCGCACCGACAGCCTCCACGACGTGCGGTTCCGCCACGGCGTGCTCGCGatgccgcccgtcgccgtcgacgactcCACCGAGTACATGCTCCTCAACATGATGGCGTTCGAGCGCCTCCACCCGGGCGCCGGCAACGACGTCACCGCCTACGTCTTCTTCATGGACAGCATCATCGACTCGGCCAAGGACGTCGCGCTGCTGTCGTCCAAGGGGATCATCCAGAACGCCGTGGGCAGCGACAAGGCGGTGGCGAAGCTGTTCAACAGCATATCCAAGGACGTGGTGCTGGAGCCGGAGAGCGCGCTCGACGGCGTGCAGCGGCAGGTGAACGCCTACTGCCGGCAGCCGTGGAACATGTGGAGGGCGAACCTGATCCACACGTACTTCAGGAGCCCCTGGGCGTTCatgtcgctcgccgccgccatgttccTCCTCGTCATGACCATCATGCAGACGGTCTACACCGTGATGTCGTTCTACCAGCAGGcggaagggggcggcggcggcggatcggcGGCGCCGTCTCCGATGTGAATGGATTTGTTTGTAATTGGAATGGTTTTTGGAGTTTTTGGAGTTGGGGTTTtcgatctctcgttgtttgatTTGGGAGTGAGGGGGTTGGCTTATTTGTGTTGTGTTGTGGGTGCCTCTTCTAATTCCACTGATGATTATTTGGTTTATATTTTACATGTTTTTCATGCATGGCTTGATTTGATTAAGAGCATGTTAATTTTGTCAGGTTTGAATAAGTACCAATTCCACTTGTCACTAACATGTACTACATGCTTTATGCTTATAGGACATGCTAGGGATAAAGGCTGCCTTCTTTTCAGCTATTTGAGCTTAGCTACTCCTCGATTTCCGTTACAACGCTTTTCAAACGATTAAACCGTAGTATATTTCacgtgaaaattttttatatataagttgttttaaaaaatctaataaatttacccatcaaatatttatatattaatacttaattaatcatatactaatcatgttctcgttttacgtgcaaCTAATTAGCTGTTTCTAACGCAGCCAAAAAGTCACAAATAGAGAGCACTGAGGAGTGGAACATACTCAGTTAATTTTGTTTTATAATGGAAATAATCTACATCTACAGCTTCTGCCATAAATCTGTTCAgccaatctattatattattaaaagaatagaaaaaggagtctccacgttcactctcatagcctagaaattctcatattaatcggagaaaaagaaaaaatagagtccatatagaaatacaaattagaaatagatgaaattcgaaattaaaaaataataaatattagaagaggagactagagtccatatagaaatacaattaggaaataccgaaataactgaaattcggaattaaaaaataaggaatattagaagaggggaCTAGAATCCATatggaaatacaattaggaaataaatgaaatttggaattaaaaataaggaatattagaagtagagtatagagtcgatacagaaatacaattagaaaataactcaaatttacaattaaaaataagcaatattagaagtagagtatagaatcgAAATACAATTAACAAAAAtaagaaattcggaattaaaaaataaggaatattagaagtagagtacatagtccatatagaaatttaaaactaactaaaatttggaataaacataataaaattaaaagtagaatttagaatctgtataaaaatacaatttacaaataactaaaattcgaaattaagaaaacatgggaagaagagtttaaagtcaatatagcaatacaatttagaagtaactaaaatttcaaattaaaaattaaagaatattgaaagatgtgtttagagtccacatagaaatacaattaaaaataataaaaattcagaaataaaataaataatattggaagaagagtatagagtctatataaaaatacaatttacagaaaattcgaaattaaaaaaagaaatattaaaagacgagtctagagtccatataggaatatatatgtaatttacaaataactaaaatttgatattaaaaataataaataactaacacgtatataaaatacaatatgaatattacacatcagtagttttgtaaagttattgcaaaatttaaaattatgttgtcattttaatatatttgaataatataatgagaaaacatatatgctattatatgagagaaaatataattatgCTAGCCGTGCAATCTGCGCgtgccaccatgctagtttaatTAAAGACAAAATATGTGCCTTAATCTTCTTCTCTGACTGGAGAGTACACTTCTGATGCAAATGTATCATGGGTTGCCAAATCAAGAAAGGTAAGTAGCACCATAATTTTTCTAGTTGGCATGCCACacttccctccccttcctcgtCTCGCCACCGCCGGAGCGCGTCGCCGGAAACCGCGCGGCCTAccaggatggcggcggcgagtctCCTATCCCTGGTAGCGCGGCTGTCTCTACGCGAAGGGGCAGCGCGGACCGTCGGGAAGGCCGCACGGCGACGAGGCGTTGTGGCGGCAGATCCAGCACCGCCACCGCTGGATCTGGCACCCCCGCGGCGCAGCGCCGGCGTCGAGGCGCGGGAGGCTGCGTGCAGGCGCGGCGTCGTAGCGAAGgcgcggacgacggcgacagcggtggaGGCGCAACAGGCActacggcggcggaggcacggCGGCAGGCGCGACAGCGGCGGAGGTGCGGGTGGCCGTGGTAGCCGTGGAGGCGTGGGTGACCTCGGCAGTTGCGGAGGCACGGCTATTGTTGCTGGGGGCGAACGGTTGTGGCTGCCTGGCCCGCGGCTGTGCCTGGCCAGCGAGTGGCTGACCGGCGCGGTGGCTGGTCAGCGGGgccggtggccggccggcgcggtggctaGTCAGCGAGGCCGGTGGCCGGCACGGCGAAGGAGACGCGGCttgcggccgggcggcgcaaaGAGTGCTGCCGGAGGCCGTGTAGTACAAGGAGGAGCATTGCAAGCTGGCACGGCGTGAGAAGGCGTGGCCGGAGGCCGCGATGCAAGGAGACACGGCCGAGGCCAGCGTGGCGGTGTTGGCCGGAGCGGTGACCGCGCAGCGGGAGGTGAGGCCAGTGGAGGTAGAGCCCGGTGAGGCCTCGATGAGTCGGCAGCACGCGGAGACtggccggcgcggggcgcatGTACAGTGGTGCCCACGTGTCGGCGGAGGTTCAGATGGCGGTGGAGCAATGGTGCACAGTTGTAGATCGGCAGGTGGTGGacggcgggtgaaaacctaggGCAACGATAATGTTCGAGCGTCGttcccctcctgagggcgttgtcgtgccgtCACAACCCTCAAGTGTGGCTGTcgggcgaaagcccagtctCGGTTCTCTTTGGGACCTTGAcggacggcggcagcggtgttTCGTCGCTTCTCTCCTTGGAGACGTCGTCTAGGCATCCCCTTGCCAAATCCCCCCAAGCAATTGGTGCAAGCTCTCTCTAGATTCATATCCTCTTGTGTCGGCGTCCTAGCTTCTGCAAGTTGACCACGTCAGAGGGCCTAGGGAAGAGGAGTTCCATTCTTCTCTCTGACCCTCCCTCCCTAAATCCCAAATACTTGGATAGAGTGGGGTTTTGTGTTGGCTGTAAGGGTAAGGTTTTAGGCGATCTCGGCTGTGTTCTATTGTTGGCTTAGCGGCGGTCGGttacgcttagcggcggccagtccggtgctagccttctcctggaTCCGTGTTTGGCGCTGTCGGTGTATGGGtggtgatatattttttttcgtttttctaGTTACGACCTTTTAGGGTTGTAATATTGTAATATTTTCCTACTCTATCGATAGAACTTCGTCGTTCAAAGAAAATTCTTTCCTCCAATTAATCTGAAGGGATTGGATCAGATCGATCGACCCCTCGTTCATAATCACTTCAATCTAGTATCTGCAGCTGGTTGACTTTATTGATTTTTTGGCCTTGCTCCATTTCTATGCCATTCCGtagaccattttttttaaaaaaaaactaaatcaaCAGTAGACTACCTAACACTGCAAATGATGATGTTGTGCTTGCAGCTTAATTATCCCCTCTCATGAACTTCCGGAAGATATATATTCATCGATCAGCCTCCTATTCCAATGAGTTTCAGCTGTTCAAAGATTAACAGAAATATATGTTATGATGCAGTCCAAGTATCTGAAATTAAATTCCCAAAAATAAGGAAAACATTAAGAACAAAGCAACTGATTAGTACTAGTGGTAATTAAAGAGGAGTTTTGTGATCACTTACAAGGTTGTTGCTGGGCTCTTTCCAGTAGAATCCCTGAACCAGTACTGGGATAACGTTGCATGCTACGAGAACAAAGATCATCAGAGCATGCTTGCCCATCCACTCCATGGGAAGAACTGGCCTCTTGTACCCTTTCACATCCACCTAACAAAACGATTTCATGTTAATTATTAATCGTCAAAACAGCTGTCATGCTTAATTACCAAAGGGCACAATAAATTAAATCAGGGATTCTGGGTGTCCAATATAGTAGTAATTTCTGTATCAACATGCATTGAGTTAGTCTCTTTTTCCAGTCAGGAACTGAAAGCAGGTAGCCACACCTATCTATTCAAGAGTACTTCAGTTCTAATTAATACATCCTCTGGTTTTAATGTTCAACGCTGCCGACTTTTGGATATAAGTTtgacaattcattttattaaaaaatttatataactattatttattttatcattaagTCCTTTCTTTGACAGAATATATAATTTTCTGCTACGGAGCCCGTAAAGTAtcacttatattttttatactcgtataaaatttttgaatgaaGTGAATGACCAAACGTATATTTAAAAGTCAATGTCagttaagagagagagagagaggagtaatTGTTACTAACCAGCAGGTAGATAGCCACGAAGAATAAACCAGCAGTGCCAGTGGTGACACAGGTGTAGCTCAGGCTGTACAGTGATTTGTTCATGTGCAGACCTGCACACATATATGAGTGTTAATAGTTCATTAGTACAAATACTTTgccttaattaatcacatatcTGGCCTTGATTAAGAATTATTAATTACCGAAGAGATGAAGAGAGAAGCCAAGAGTGAGCAAGCACAATGATAGAATCGACCATCGCTTAATCCTCTCATTGTGCTTCTGCATGCATA harbors:
- the LOC4350673 gene encoding UPF0481 protein At3g47200, giving the protein MDITVAGGAGDGGERRTWVVEVERTLHDAPDAAAEASRWRPHCIYRVPACIKDLKPKAYQPQVVSLGPFHHGDPGLAPMEEHKRRALRHLLRRAARPLADFVAAVEAVADRLEAAYLDLGGGWRGGGGDGGEARERFLEMMIVDGCFLLEVMRAAAAVSPATPAPAAAGKPHAAAEEDYAENDPVFSRHGVLYMVPYIRRDMLMLENQLPLLVLERLLFVETERANVVHSRVSNEDHINRMVLRFLSPSARTPALGTPLGHHPLDALRRSMLHGEYQSPRWGHGAGARAHHRDIIRPAAYADDGGGDIIRSAVELYEAGIRFRRARTDSLHDVRFRHGVLAMPPVAVDDSTEYMLLNMMAFERLHPGAGNDVTAYVFFMDSIIDSAKDVALLSSKGIIQNAVGSDKAVAKLFNSISKDVVLEPESALDGVQRQVNAYCRQPWNMWRANLIHTYFRSPWAFMSLAAAMFLLVMTIMQTVYTVMSFYQQAEGGGGGGSAAPSPM